Genomic window (Capricornis sumatraensis isolate serow.1 chromosome 16, serow.2, whole genome shotgun sequence):
AATGAGTTCTGTTCCTAGAGCACATTGGTAAGTCCAGTTTCTTCATTAAGCCCAACAAAGTTAAGTTAGGTACCCACCCAACGCAATCAGCTATAGTTTTGTCCTGTGGTAGGCTTATAATAATTTTTGCACAAATAATgcataaaaagcaaacacaaaagagaaagaaaacattttaaatcttacagaacagtaccttgaaaagtgcaGTACTACAGAGCAGCAGccggcatacaggggctggcactgAGTGAGCAGGCAAGAAGTTATCGACTGAAGGGCAGAGAGGAGCTGGgaggtggtggagctgggatAGTAGCAGGGAAAGCTGCAGGCCACTCAGGCCTGACGCTGAAGATCGTCAGCGGTGGTAGCAGGGAAAGCTGCAGGCCACTCAGGCCTGACGCTGAAGCACAGGCCCTTGCTCCTTGCCGGCTTCAGTTCTACCGGTGAACACCCTCTTGAAGAATCGATGCAGAGATGTCTGAGGAGTAGCTGTTTTATTCTTGTCAGATGACAGGCTAGCAATGGATTGCATTCTGAACGGCTGCTGGAGCTTTCATGTACCATTCTTGTACATTTGGGTCCTGTGCCTCAAAACGCTAGCAGTGTctcctcaaataaataaaatcccctTATCATTTCCTGAATCTCTTCTGagcagtaccagctacatcactgctgcttttatGCTTGAAATAAAGATCCTGCACTACTGTACTCCACATAGCAATGTACAGTAAAATACAGGAAAGCACAGCCAATCGTAGAGGGTGGACAACGCACGCCAGACACGTAAACGGACATGTAACTGAACATGTGAACGCAGAttctcatctttgaaagttcacaacttgggGGTTCATATTAGATgtcttacatatatatacataaagtgtgtgtgcgtgtgtgtgtgtgaatcactcagtcatgtccaaatctttgtgaccccatggactctagctcaccagggttctctgtccatggacttctccaggcaagaatgctagagaaAGGGTTGCCATCCCATTCtcccttttatatatataatatctcactcactatatatgtaaatatatgcatatgtttatatataaaattttgtaaaatataaattttatattttacatacatatatatatttgcaaaatgTAGCAAGCTTTATTGAGTCCAAGGAACTATTAGATATGCCCACTGAAGATCTCATTAAGCACCTAAAACAACCCTGTAAAGTAGTTATTGGCTGCTGAAATTTTATGACTGCCACGCAAGGTGTCATTACATACCAAAATTTAAATTTCCAGCTGAGCTCCATGTTTTCTAAGAATAATACAAAATCAATTATAGTATGTAAGTTTCTAAGTATATGAATTGGGTCCCAGTGATAGATAAGGGAAGAGGATGGTTTATCTCTagagaaatttctttaaaaagcaatccAGATAGATTTGGTTTTTATAGAGGGCAGCCAATTCCAGTGAATATGCACTTGGAATTTTTGATTAGTGTttgttagttctatttttttttaattaaaatcatatataaattCTCAGTTAACTTGAAGTCGTTTAATATTTGCTTCCCATCTGTTACTCTCTCATTATGAGAATCTAGGTCAGTGCTGGTTATCATGCCTTTGGATTTGAATTTCCTCTAACTTTTCTTATCACTTTTCAGCAGAGAAGTCAAGGGTCTGAGTTGACAGAAATGGCTGGGAAAAATTTCACGGAGGTGACGTTCTTCATCCTCTCTGGATTTGCAAATCACCCTGAGCTACAAGTCAGCCTCTTCCTGATGTTCCTCTTTATTTATCTCGCCACTATTTTGGGGAACCTTGGACTAATTCTGATAATCAGATTCGACTCTCAGCTCCACACACCTATGTACTTTTTCCTTAGCAATTTAGCATTCattgatatattttattcttctacTGTAACACCCAAGGCGCTGGTAAATCTCCAGTCAATTCAGAAAACCATCTCCTTTGTTGGCTGCTttgttcaaatgtatttttttgtggGTTTAGTGTGTAGTGAGTGTTTCCTTCTGGGGtccatggcctatgaccgctatgtggctATCTGCAATCCCTTACTGTATTCCGTGGTCATGTCCCAGacggtgtgcaggtggttgggagtCATCCCTTACATGATCGGCTTCACCAATTCTCTGTTCTCCATCTGTGTGATCAGCAGGTTGGCATTCTGTGATGCCAGCATCAATCACTTTTTCTGCGACACCACAGCGCTTCTGGCTCTGTCCTGTGTGGATGCATTCAGCACAGAAATGGTGATCTTTGTTTTAGCTGGCTTCACCCTTCTTAGCTCTCTCTTCATCATCACGGTCACCTATATCGCCATCATCTCAGCCATCCTGCAGATCCGGTCTGCTGCAGGGAGACAGAAAGCCTTTCCCACCTGTGTGTCCCACATCATGGGGGTGACAGTCTTCTATGGGTCCCTGATTTTCACGTATTTGCAGCCTGATAACACATCTTCCTTGACCCAGGCACAGGTGGCATCTGTATTCTATACCATTGTCATTCCCATGCTGAATCCGCTTATCTATAGTTTGAGGAACAAAGATGTAAAAAATGCTCTCCTGAGAGCATTTCAAAAACTGTTTCCATGACAAATCTgtacat
Coding sequences:
- the LOC138093109 gene encoding olfactory receptor 8I2, encoding MAGKNFTEVTFFILSGFANHPELQVSLFLMFLFIYLATILGNLGLILIIRFDSQLHTPMYFFLSNLAFIDIFYSSTVTPKALVNLQSIQKTISFVGCFVQMYFFVGLVCSECFLLGSMAYDRYVAICNPLLYSVVMSQTVCRWLGVIPYMIGFTNSLFSICVISRLAFCDASINHFFCDTTALLALSCVDAFSTEMVIFVLAGFTLLSSLFIITVTYIAIISAILQIRSAAGRQKAFPTCVSHIMGVTVFYGSLIFTYLQPDNTSSLTQAQVASVFYTIVIPMLNPLIYSLRNKDVKNALLRAFQKLFP